A region from the Parabacteroides sp. FAFU027 genome encodes:
- the cobJ gene encoding precorrin-3B C(17)-methyltransferase, producing the protein MQSKIFIIGTGPGSIEYMSQRAINAVKACNIVVGYKTYINLIQSLLDDKTVVSSGMRKEVDRCGEVINLAKQGNVVGLISSGDAGVYGMAGILLEMLAQSGDDIDVEVVPGITSALSSASLAGAPLMNDFAVISLSDLMTPWEVITHRIDKAAEGDFVISLYNPKSKERVEQIGIFREIVLRHRKPETPVVIVRDAMREEQQVTITTLGEMLTHHIDMTTTLIVGNSQTFVHNGRMITPRGYKI; encoded by the coding sequence ATGCAATCAAAAATATTCATCATCGGCACAGGCCCCGGCTCAATCGAATACATGAGTCAGCGTGCCATCAACGCCGTCAAAGCGTGTAACATCGTGGTAGGTTACAAGACCTATATCAACCTCATTCAGTCGTTGCTCGACGACAAAACCGTCGTATCATCGGGCATGCGCAAAGAGGTGGACCGTTGCGGCGAAGTCATCAATCTGGCTAAACAGGGCAATGTGGTTGGCCTCATCAGTAGCGGCGATGCCGGGGTGTATGGCATGGCGGGCATTCTGTTGGAGATGTTGGCCCAAAGCGGCGATGATATCGATGTGGAAGTAGTGCCGGGCATTACCTCTGCGCTATCGTCGGCTTCGTTGGCCGGAGCGCCGCTGATGAACGACTTCGCCGTGATCAGCCTCAGCGACCTGATGACTCCGTGGGAGGTGATTACCCACCGCATCGACAAAGCGGCAGAGGGTGATTTTGTCATCTCCCTGTACAATCCTAAAAGCAAGGAGCGTGTGGAGCAGATCGGTATCTTCCGTGAAATCGTACTGCGCCACCGCAAGCCCGAGACTCCCGTTGTCATCGTGCGTGATGCCATGCGCGAAGAGCAACAGGTGACAATCACTACGCTCGGTGAAATGCTGACTCATCACATCGATATGACTACGACGCTGATCGTCGGAAACTCGCAGACCTTTGTGCATAATGGCCGGATGATCACCCCGCGCGGTTACAAGATATGA
- the cbiG gene encoding cobalt-precorrin 5A hydrolase: MIAIVVVTRNALELAKRIQSHFPDSKIFAHKVLGYEGGEVIEGDLKSFTGVLFQQYDSLLFVMAMGIVMRCIAPWLQHKSTDPGVVVMDEKGTFAISLLSGHLGGANELTRTISERVNAIPVITTATDVQGLLSVDMFAKQHGLMITSFDEVKRLTAMLVNGRKLALINETSLALTAYDSPDVADGLIYITHKKEVRSELPFARLLASNVVAGIGCRRGVPSETIISFVEKELEKLGLDLRCIRSLASIDLKQDEAGLLEAARHWNLPLSFVTKEQINALETDFTRSEFVQSAVGVGGVCEPAAFIVGGGKGRFLLRKQAGNGVTLALFEIFN; this comes from the coding sequence ATGATAGCCATTGTCGTCGTCACCCGCAACGCACTGGAACTGGCCAAACGCATTCAGTCCCATTTCCCCGACAGCAAGATATTTGCCCATAAAGTCCTGGGCTATGAGGGGGGAGAGGTGATCGAAGGCGATTTGAAAAGCTTTACCGGAGTGTTGTTTCAGCAATACGATTCGCTGCTCTTTGTGATGGCGATGGGGATTGTGATGCGTTGCATTGCCCCGTGGCTGCAACACAAATCGACCGATCCGGGTGTGGTGGTGATGGACGAAAAGGGCACATTTGCCATAAGCCTCTTGTCGGGGCACCTGGGCGGTGCCAATGAACTGACCCGCACTATTTCCGAGAGGGTCAATGCCATCCCGGTGATCACTACCGCGACCGATGTACAGGGGCTGCTTTCGGTGGATATGTTTGCCAAACAGCACGGGCTGATGATTACCTCATTCGATGAGGTGAAACGCCTGACTGCCATGCTGGTCAATGGCCGCAAACTGGCTTTGATCAATGAGACATCGTTGGCTTTGACCGCTTATGATTCGCCCGATGTCGCTGATGGACTCATTTATATTACCCATAAAAAAGAGGTGAGGAGCGAACTTCCTTTTGCCCGACTGCTGGCTTCCAATGTGGTGGCCGGAATCGGTTGCCGCAGAGGCGTACCGTCTGAGACGATCATTTCCTTTGTAGAAAAGGAACTGGAGAAGCTGGGACTTGATTTGCGCTGCATTCGTTCGCTGGCCAGCATTGACCTGAAGCAGGATGAAGCGGGTTTGCTCGAAGCCGCCCGACACTGGAATCTGCCATTGTCCTTTGTGACCAAAGAGCAGATCAATGCGCTGGAAACGGATTTCACCCGTTCGGAGTTTGTGCAGAGCGCCGTCGGAGTAGGAGGGGTGTGCGAACCGGCTGCATTCATCGTCGGGGGAGGCAAAGGACGCTTCCTGTTGCGTAAACAGGCCGGTAACGGAGTCACATTAGCATTGTTTGAGATCTTCAATTAA